A segment of the Allosaccharopolyspora coralli genome:
CGGCGGTGGTGGCGAGGGTGGCCCGCCGCCGGGCCGCGCTCACCACCGGAGCCGCGGTGCGGGTCACGACGAGGCCCCCACCGTCGCGGGGCGCGCGGCCGCGGGCTTGCCGCTGGGCAGCGTCGGCAGTGGTTTCGCACGTCCGGCACGAACGCCGTTGCCGATGACCACGACCTCGGCCACCTCGTGCACCAGAACCACCGCCGCCAGGCCGAGCACGCCGAACAGCGCCAGCGGCATCAGCACGGTGATGATGGCCAGGGAGAGTCCGACGTTTTGCAGCATGATCCGCCGCGCGCGGCGGGCGTGGTCGAGGGTGTGCGGCAGGTGCCGCAGGTCCTCGCCCATGAGCGCGACGTCGGCGGTCTCGATGGCCACATCGGTTCCCATCGCTCCCATCGCGATGCCCAGGTCGGCGGTGGCCAGGGCGGGGGCGTCGTTGACACCGTCGCCGACCATCGCCATCGACCGCTGGCCGCTCAGTTCGCTGATGATGCGGGCCTTGTCCTCCGGCCGAAGTTCGGCATGGACCGAGTCGATGCCCGCCTCGGTGGCCAGCGCGGTGGCGGTGGCGCGGTTGTCCCCAGTGAGCATGGCGACGTGGTACCCGCCGGAGTGCAGCCGGGTGATGACCTCGGCCACTTCGGGGCGGAGCTCGTCGCGAACGGCGATGGCGCCGATGACCTGCCCGTCGTCCTCGACCAGCACTGCGGTGGACCCGGTGTGCTGCATCCGCTCGACGGCGGCGGACAGCGGCCCGGATTCCAGCCAGCCGGGTCGCCCCAGTCGCGCGGTGCGTCCGCCGACCTGGCCGGTTAGCCCCGCACCGGTGACCGCCTCGACGTCGGTCGCTGGTGCGATCGACTCACCGTCGACGGCGGCGAGGATCGCGCGCGCGAGGGGGTGTTCGCTGCGGGCCTCCAGCGCCGCGGCCACTCCGAGCACGCGTTCGCGCGAGATCCCGTCGGTGGTGGCGACGTCGACCACGGTGGGCTGGTTGCGGGTGAGCGTGCCGGTCTTGTCCAGCGCCACACCCCGCACGCGCCCCAGGGCTTCCAGCGCTGCGCCGCCCTTGACCAACACACCGAGCTTGCTGGCGGCACCGATCGCCGCCACCACCGTGACGGGAATGGAGATCGCCAGCGCGCACGGCGAGGCAGCCACGAGCACGACCAGAGCCCGTTCAATCCAGGTCAGCGGGTCGCCGAGCAGGCTGCCCAGGCCGGCGATGACCACCGCGGCGATCATGACGCCGGGCACCAGGGGCTTGGCGATGCGATCGGCGAGGCGCTGGCTGGCGCCCTTGCGGGACTGCTCGGCCTCCACGATCCGCACGATCCGCGCCAGAGAGTTGTCCTCGGCGGTCGTGGTGACCTCGACCTCCAGCACCCCGGTGCCGTTGATCGACCCGGCGAACACCTCACTGCCGGGACCGGCCTCCACCGGCACGGACTCACCGGTGATCGCCGAGACGTCCAGCGCGGTACGCCCAGTGCGGATCACCCCGTCGGTGGCGATCCGCTCACCGGGCTTGACCACCATCCGGTCCCCGACCCGCAGCTCGGACGGCGCAACCACGGTCTCCACACCGTCGCGAAGCACCGTGGCCTCATCCGGCACCAACGACAGCAGCGCGCGCAAACCCCGACGGGTGCGGGCCAGAGAGTATTCCTCCAGGCCCTCGCTGATGGAATACAGAAAGGCCAGCATCGCGGCCTCGCCGACCTCACCCAGGATCACCGCGCCGATCGCGGCGACCGTCATCAGCGTGCCGACACCGATCTTGCCCTTCGCAAGTCGCTTCAACGTGGAAGGCACGAACGTGTAGGCACCGGCAGCCAACGCCACCGCCTTGAGCGCGAGCACCAGCATCGGCGCCGCACCCAACCACTCCGCGGCGTATCCGGCGATCAGCAGCACCCCGGCCACCGCCGCCGCGCGCAGCTCGGTGACCTGCCAGAGCCGTTCCGGCTCGTGCTCTTCTTCCTCGCCGGTGCGGGGCTCGTCGCTGCCGCAGCCGCAGGCGTCACTCATCGCCCGGCCTCCTCGTTCCTGGTCTCGTCGGTGGTCTCGGTGCCGTAGTTCGGGCACAACGCCACCGCGTTGCCGGTCGCGGCCAGCAGCGTCTCCGCCGAAGCCAGCAGGTCCATCAACTCCGGGCGCGTCAGGCTGTAGAACACCTGCCGCCCCTCCGGGCGCCCCACGACCAGGCCGCAGTCACGCAGGCAGGCCACATGCGCCGACACCGTCGACTGCGCCAACCCCAACTCGGCGATCAAATCCGCAACCCGGGCCTCGCCGGAGGCCAGACGCTGCACGATCGCCAACCGAGCGGCATCGGACAGGCTGTGGAACAACGCCACCGCCGGATCCAGGTTCGCGCCCGGCGGGCTCGACGCCAGGCAACCTTCCGTGCTATTCATCGTCATATCCCGATGATAGCAACTCGATACGATACAATCGAGGGGTTGCGATGTTGATGAACCAGGTCGAGACCGCGCTGGTCAACTCCCCACCCCGGCGGTGGCTGCAGCGCTACTACGAGGTGCCGTGGATGCGCCGCCTCGGCGGGCCGCTGCCGCCCGAGGCGCGCGTGCTGGAGCTGGGCTGCGGACCGGGCTACGGCACCCAGCTGCTCCTGGACCGTTTCGGCGCCGGGCACGTCAACGCGATCGACCTGGACCCCGCGATGATCACCCGAGCCCAGCGGCGCCTAGCCCCATACGGCCAGCGGGTCCGGCTCGCCCAGGGCAGTGCCACCGACCTACACGCCACGCTGGGCGATCCCGTCTACCGCTACGACGCGGTGTTCGAGTTCGCGATCATCCATCACATCCCGAACTGGGCCGACGCGCTGGCCGAGATCGCCCGGGTGCTCATCCCGGGCGGGAGGTTCTACTTCGACGAGGTCACGGCCCTGGCGCTGGCCACCCCGACCTACCGGTTGCTGTTCGACCACCCCACCGAGAACCGTTTCACCGCCGAGGAATTCCTCGCTGAGCTGGCGCGCCACCACCTCGTCGTCGACGGCCAGTATCTGACCCGCCGCCGCGGCCGGTACGTTCTCGGGGTGGCCACCTACCGGCCCTAGCCAGGCCACCCCGAGAACGGTGTCACCGTTCGTCGTCCTCGTCGGGCTCCTGCGGGTCGCGCAGCGGCCGCAGGCTCTGGGCCAGATCGGCCGGCAGCAGGAACGAATACCGGCCCAGCATGTTGATGTGGTGGCGTACGAACGGTGACAGCCGGGCCGCGTCCTCGTCGCGAACCTCGTAGCCGCCGTCGCGCAGTTCGGCGATCGCGGCGTCGAGGTAGCGGGTGTTGAACAGCACGATCGCGTTCAGCACCAGACCAAGCGCTCCGAGCTGGTCTTCCATGCCTTCGTAGTAGCGCTGGCGCAGTTCGCCGCGCTGACCGTGGAAGATCCGCCGCGCGAGGGCGTGGCGGCCTTCCTGGAGGTTGGCCTGGGCTTTGATGTCGCGGCGGTAGCCGGTGTCGTCGACCATGCGCAGCACGTGCAGGGTCTTGGCGATCCGCCCGTAGTGCGCGATGGCCTCGCCCAGCGGGGTGGGGTGGCCGTCGCGGGAGAGCATCCGGATCACATCGTGCGCCCGCACCGCGCCGGTGTGGACGGAGGCAGTGACCCGCAGGATGTCCTCCCAGTGCCGCCGCACTTTGCCCAGGTCGATGCGGCCGCGGGCGGCGGTGGCGAACGGTCCGTAGTCGGCCTTGGTGTCGATGCGCCACAGCTTCTGATCCGGCAGGTCGGCCAGCTGTGGGGCGTAGGTGAACCCGGCGAGGGTGAGCAGACCAAAGACGATGTCGCTGTAGGAGGCGGTGTCGGTGACGATCATCTGCGGTTTCGTCCCGCCGTCGCGGTCGTAGAGCACGTCCAGGACGTGCAGGGAGTCGCGCGGGGTGCCTGCGACGACTTTGCCGCCGAGGCCGGCGGCCTGGTCGTTGATCATGTTCAGCCAGGTCGCGCCCCGTTTCTGGCCCCAGTAGTGCGGGTTGTGGCGGGCGTTGATGGTCTGCACCGGCACGACGAACCGCATGCCGTCAACGCTGGCCACGTGCCCGCCGCCCCAGATCTGAGCGAGGTTGATGCGGGCCTGTTCGTCGATCAGGGCGGCGTTGGCCGCCTTGATCGTGTCCATCCGCAGGTACGTCGCATCGACATGCGCGAGCCGATCACGGGTCAGCGCGGGCACGCCGTGCTTGATGACCGGGGTCCAGCCGATGTTGCAGGACTCCGCCACCAGCAGGGCCGCGATGGTGATGTGCAGGTCGGCCAGGCGGGCTTCACCGCCGGTGATCGAGGTGAACGCATCCGCAGCGCCGGTCCAGGAGAAGACCTCCAGCAGCACCTCGGGCAGATCCACGCGAGGCAGCATCCGGTTGGTCAGCACCCGCAGGTTCTCCAGGCTCGGCGGCTCCGCCTCCGCCGGCAGCGCCGCCAGGTGCAGACGCCCCTGCTCGTCGAAACGCACCGCGGTGTTCTCCGGCACCCGGGCGGTGACCTCGCGGAAGGTGGCGTCCAGCGCCTCGGCGCGCTCGTCCAGGTGCTCGTCGGGGTCCGGCGGCAGGCCGAGGCTGGCCAGCACCACCGGCTTGGCCGTGGTCCACGCGGTCCCGGCCAGCAGCTTCGCGCGCGGGTCGCCCCACTTGCTGGAGTTTACGGCGAAGATGTCCCGGCGCCGCAAACAGCGGTGGAACTGTTCCAGCACGCAGAAGGTGTAGGCCCGCCAGTCCACACAGCCCGGCTCCACCTCCGGGGCGTGCAGCACGAGCCGCCGCCAGGAGCCGATCAGCAGGTCTTCGTCGATCTCGGAGCGGGCGACCTTGTTGCGGCCACCGCCCCACAACGTTGGTAGATCCCGCAGCGCGGCGAGCACTCGTTGGCCGTCGGGGGCGGCGTCGAAGCGGATCACCTCGCACAACAGCGGCAGGAACGGCCGCACCGTGGCGAACCGCTTGACCAGCTCGGACCGCCACGCCTCATCGGCGTCCGAGTCCGGTGGCCCGGCCAGCTCCACCACCGCGACCAGGGCCTCGGCGAGCTCGGAGCGGGGCACCACGGCCTCGATCTCGGCCCACACCTGGGCCAGGCTCACCGACTCGACCACAGCACCGTCGTCGGCGGCCTGGGCGGTGAGGTCGTCGTGGGCGCCGGTGACTTCCAGCAGCACACCGAGCGCGGCGGCCAGCTTCGCCGACGCCTTCCCGAGCTTGGGCAGGGTGCGCAGCTTTTCCTTGGCCGACTCCCGTTCCGCCCGGGCCAGCAGCTTCGAGGAGATCAGCACATCCAGCAGGTCGAGGGAGTCATCGACCGCCCGGGTTTGCAGGTAGACCACCGTGGCCAGCAGCGTCGCCAGTCGTCGGGAATCGCCGTGCCGGCGCAGCAGGCTGGCCTTTCCCTGCACGCCGTAGCGGGACAACTCGGCCAACCGGCGCGGCGGCACCACCTCGGTGTCGACCTCGGCGAACCCCAATCCCAGAATCTCCGATGCCCGCTGGAGCGCATCGACCATCGCCGGGCCCGACACCCGCGTCGGCGGGCGTCGCAGCTTGTCCAGCTGCGAATTCCGATGCCCCTCCGGAACTTCCAGCAACCCGTCCAGGGCGCCACGCTGCTCGTCGTCAAGCAGCTGATGCAGCGTCGCCCACAGCCGTTGGTTCGCTGCCTCCCGGCGGGAAGCGACCAGCCGCACCAGCGTCGTCACGCCCGGCAGCAGCACCCGGCGTTCCCGCAGCCACGCCACCGCCGCGTCGAACAGCGCTTTCGGGCCGTCACCGGTGGTCCAGGCGCGGGCCTCGACCCACTCGCCGAGCTCGTCCTCCACAGTGGAGAACTCCCGCCAGCCGCCAGCCCGGCGCAGCTCCCATACGTGCTCGAACCGGGTTTTCTCCCGCTCGCCGTAGGACTTCACGCACGCGGGGTCGGCGATCTCCAGCTGTTCGGCGAGGTAGTCGACCAGCTCGACCGGCACGTCCAGCGGGTCGTCGAGGAACGCGCCGGCGTTGCGAACGGTCACCAGCTGCACGCTGAAGCCGAGCTTGTTGTGGTCTCGGCGCTTGGCCTCCACCAGGCCCCGGTCGACGTCGTCTAGGAAGAAGAACCGC
Coding sequences within it:
- a CDS encoding ArsR/SmtB family transcription factor, with amino-acid sequence MTMNSTEGCLASSPPGANLDPAVALFHSLSDAARLAIVQRLASGEARVADLIAELGLAQSTVSAHVACLRDCGLVVGRPEGRQVFYSLTRPELMDLLASAETLLAATGNAVALCPNYGTETTDETRNEEAGR
- a CDS encoding heavy metal translocating P-type ATPase, coding for MSDACGCGSDEPRTGEEEEHEPERLWQVTELRAAAVAGVLLIAGYAAEWLGAAPMLVLALKAVALAAGAYTFVPSTLKRLAKGKIGVGTLMTVAAIGAVILGEVGEAAMLAFLYSISEGLEEYSLARTRRGLRALLSLVPDEATVLRDGVETVVAPSELRVGDRMVVKPGERIATDGVIRTGRTALDVSAITGESVPVEAGPGSEVFAGSINGTGVLEVEVTTTAEDNSLARIVRIVEAEQSRKGASQRLADRIAKPLVPGVMIAAVVIAGLGSLLGDPLTWIERALVVLVAASPCALAISIPVTVVAAIGAASKLGVLVKGGAALEALGRVRGVALDKTGTLTRNQPTVVDVATTDGISRERVLGVAAALEARSEHPLARAILAAVDGESIAPATDVEAVTGAGLTGQVGGRTARLGRPGWLESGPLSAAVERMQHTGSTAVLVEDDGQVIGAIAVRDELRPEVAEVITRLHSGGYHVAMLTGDNRATATALATEAGIDSVHAELRPEDKARIISELSGQRSMAMVGDGVNDAPALATADLGIAMGAMGTDVAIETADVALMGEDLRHLPHTLDHARRARRIMLQNVGLSLAIITVLMPLALFGVLGLAAVVLVHEVAEVVVIGNGVRAGRAKPLPTLPSGKPAAARPATVGASS
- a CDS encoding Tn3 family transposase; the encoded protein is MPVEFLSDEQAAAYGRLPGSLSRAELERFFFLDDVDRGLVEAKRRDHNKLGFSVQLVTVRNAGAFLDDPLDVPVELVDYLAEQLEIADPACVKSYGEREKTRFEHVWELRRAGGWREFSTVEDELGEWVEARAWTTGDGPKALFDAAVAWLRERRVLLPGVTTLVRLVASRREAANQRLWATLHQLLDDEQRGALDGLLEVPEGHRNSQLDKLRRPPTRVSGPAMVDALQRASEILGLGFAEVDTEVVPPRRLAELSRYGVQGKASLLRRHGDSRRLATLLATVVYLQTRAVDDSLDLLDVLISSKLLARAERESAKEKLRTLPKLGKASAKLAAALGVLLEVTGAHDDLTAQAADDGAVVESVSLAQVWAEIEAVVPRSELAEALVAVVELAGPPDSDADEAWRSELVKRFATVRPFLPLLCEVIRFDAAPDGQRVLAALRDLPTLWGGGRNKVARSEIDEDLLIGSWRRLVLHAPEVEPGCVDWRAYTFCVLEQFHRCLRRRDIFAVNSSKWGDPRAKLLAGTAWTTAKPVVLASLGLPPDPDEHLDERAEALDATFREVTARVPENTAVRFDEQGRLHLAALPAEAEPPSLENLRVLTNRMLPRVDLPEVLLEVFSWTGAADAFTSITGGEARLADLHITIAALLVAESCNIGWTPVIKHGVPALTRDRLAHVDATYLRMDTIKAANAALIDEQARINLAQIWGGGHVASVDGMRFVVPVQTINARHNPHYWGQKRGATWLNMINDQAAGLGGKVVAGTPRDSLHVLDVLYDRDGGTKPQMIVTDTASYSDIVFGLLTLAGFTYAPQLADLPDQKLWRIDTKADYGPFATAARGRIDLGKVRRHWEDILRVTASVHTGAVRAHDVIRMLSRDGHPTPLGEAIAHYGRIAKTLHVLRMVDDTGYRRDIKAQANLQEGRHALARRIFHGQRGELRQRYYEGMEDQLGALGLVLNAIVLFNTRYLDAAIAELRDGGYEVRDEDAARLSPFVRHHINMLGRYSFLLPADLAQSLRPLRDPQEPDEDDER
- a CDS encoding class I SAM-dependent methyltransferase; translated protein: MLMNQVETALVNSPPRRWLQRYYEVPWMRRLGGPLPPEARVLELGCGPGYGTQLLLDRFGAGHVNAIDLDPAMITRAQRRLAPYGQRVRLAQGSATDLHATLGDPVYRYDAVFEFAIIHHIPNWADALAEIARVLIPGGRFYFDEVTALALATPTYRLLFDHPTENRFTAEEFLAELARHHLVVDGQYLTRRRGRYVLGVATYRP